TAGGTTTTTTCAACTTATTTTCATCTACAACCTTTAGATAATGTTTACATTTCTCACAAAAATCAACTCTCAACTCTGGGCGTCCTTTTGGGACTAGGAATTTTAGAGTGTATGCATCAGCATTCCCACAATTAACACAAAGGAAGAGATCCGCCAGATAGACTGCACCACAATGCGTGCATATAAGATGACGTTTACGGGCTCTTATCCTAGATACTATGGGTCTCCTGCCACATATGGGACATAAGGCTCGCCACCATCTCTCAAGAAAGGAGGGGTCAACCCGTTTTGTGATCTCTTCAAAACACGGTTGGATCGAAGAGTTGATGAAAAAGAGTAATAAAGCTGGGTTGATGCTGAGCTTTTCGCCATATTTATTAAAATATTCTGCATCACCCTTAAGAGCTGCACCGATAAAATCGAATATGTCCACTTTTCCACTTTTAATCTGATCCAAGAATTTGTTTGACCAATTCTTTTTCTCTTCTTTCTCAATAATTACTCCGATGACTTGCTCAATAGTATGGACTACACTATCTAGATCAAATATATTCGGATCGAGAAAGCTAGCAATTGGTTGACCTGATTTTTTGGCTTTTTGCTGCAGATCTTCGATGGTGGATTTATCATCCCAATCAACATTTGTTCCTTTTTTAGGGCTATCCCTGATTTGCCTCTGCGCCATTAAGACCTTCTTATGTATTTCTAAAGGGTTGCTCAGCTCAGTATGCTCTTTTATCATCTTATCTATAATATTAATTCGACTATCTAAAGATGGTAGATCCAATTCATTCACCTAATAATTCAGATGGAGAAGAACTTCGCCTTTCTCTTAATACCTTTTCTTATAAGCTTAATGGTTCAAACCAAACAGAATCGTAAAAAGTTTTAATACTAAACAGTTGTATCTCAAAATAAGGAGGAGTTTGAATTAACGAACGAAGTTTCTATTGATTATGAAACTCCAAAGGGCTTTACAGGATTTTTAAACCGACTTGGTGGAACTCTACTTGCGCCTCGTAAGACCTTCGATGAAATAATAACTGAAAATCGAGGAATCTTGGAACCGTTGCTATTGATAGTTATCTTCTCAGTGATCCAAGGGGCTCTTGTCGGTGTCTTTATAGCAAGAATATTTTCTTCTATTTTTGCCCTAATGGGCTCTTTGATAGGAGTGGGAGAACTCGGAATGTTGGACGCCTTATCCCCTATAATACCAATTACAACTGCAATCATGTGTATAGTTGGTTCTATTATATTCTGGCTGATCTCAGCAGGAATCGCCCATCTTTGTGCTAGGTTTATCTTTGGTGGGATGGGTGCATACACGCAACTTCTCAAACTATATGGCTACGCTACAGTGCCTTGTTCTTTAGTAATACTGGGTATGGTGCTGATGGGGTTGGACTTCATGTTCTTCTTCGGCTTCTCAATCGTCCTTTGGTTGATAGCGATTTTTTGGACGGTATCAATCGCCGTAGTCGCTGTTGAGAGATGCCATCTAATCGACCCAGGCAAAGCATTCATATCCTCTTTTGTCGTCCCGTTAATCGTCTATATGCTCTTCTTATCACTCTTGAGTTTCCTCTTATTACCATTAGGAGGGTTATTCATATGAGAACAAACACAATCATAGGTGGAATTATCTTTGTGATTCTTTTATGTAGCATA
Above is a window of Candidatus Methylarchaceae archaeon HK02M2 DNA encoding:
- a CDS encoding formate dehydrogenase accessory protein FdhE, whose product is MDLPSLDSRINIIDKMIKEHTELSNPLEIHKKVLMAQRQIRDSPKKGTNVDWDDKSTIEDLQQKAKKSGQPIASFLDPNIFDLDSVVHTIEQVIGVIIEKEEKKNWSNKFLDQIKSGKVDIFDFIGAALKGDAEYFNKYGEKLSINPALLLFFINSSIQPCFEEITKRVDPSFLERWWRALCPICGRRPIVSRIRARKRHLICTHCGAVYLADLFLCVNCGNADAYTLKFLVPKGRPELRVDFCEKCKHYLKVVDENKLKKPIPEGLEDIMTIDLDYMAKNAGLRRV
- a CDS encoding YIP1 family protein; the encoded protein is MEPLLLIVIFSVIQGALVGVFIARIFSSIFALMGSLIGVGELGMLDALSPIIPITTAIMCIVGSIIFWLISAGIAHLCARFIFGGMGAYTQLLKLYGYATVPCSLVILGMVLMGLDFMFFFGFSIVLWLIAIFWTVSIAVVAVERCHLIDPGKAFISSFVVPLIVYMLFLSLLSFLLLPLGGLFI